One region of Yersinia bercovieri ATCC 43970 genomic DNA includes:
- a CDS encoding DUF4222 domain-containing protein, translated as MGQPQPNDRYKDSHGSLVTVDSVAFNRVTFSRDGYSSPCIMPLARFVTEFTFIGRA; from the coding sequence ATGGGCCAACCACAGCCAAATGATCGTTACAAAGACAGTCATGGCTCATTGGTCACTGTCGATTCCGTTGCCTTTAATCGCGTTACCTTTAGCCGTGACGGATATTCATCGCCCTGCATTATGCCGCTGGCACGGTTCGTTACTGAATTTACCTTTATCGGGAGAGCATAA
- a CDS encoding TOPRIM and DUF927 domain-containing protein, translating to MKPSIDMIREVTAQATHRWRDILGYLGIDVPERPRDHSACPACGGKDRFRFDDQDGRGTHFCNQCGAGDGLELVQKVKQCTSTEAAIMVADALGMALNSPMPVSTKPVKQPAQSGIPIANKVAELVAKTVSGESHYLLNKGLPSPSQALLSDGSLLLVLQTMEGVITGAQVIKPDGTKRLISGTIKKGSFIPVRLPPTSSNEPVVTVLIAEGNATGVTVSLLSDGAVLAAIDEGNLIHIAKASRERWPDAKIIIAADNDLKPGEKNVGKESAEKAATAVNGWVALPPTDHKADWDDYRQQYGLDASITEFADSLYQPHILAEEEPPVAEPQDVRRPYVDERKGGMYWVEPKLDKSNGNITERESWLSDPISVAGIGEDDNERYLILCWTPEGNNTERSEALPMREIGEREGWSRLRAGGLSITAKSGLRAILADYLQRSGERQLWTVANATGWQCGAYIMPDGSVIGSPATPVLFNGRSSAAKGYTTKGSPESWRSNVAKLARGNPSMMLGIACAFAAPLIGIAGADGFGVHLFGGSSAGKTTTGNAATTVYGEPEALKLTWYSTALGLVNEAAAHNDGFMPLDEIGQGSNKKAVADAAYALFNGVGKIQGAKEGGNRDVKRWRAMAFSTGEIDLESYIRADGGKVNAGQLVRLLNVPISKATEYHGYKDGKAHADAMRDACKDHYGAVGRAWIKCLASQKEAAAQAVRDAERRWIALLPDEASEQVRRVASRFAILEAALLLSKHLTGWIEQESRDALQHGFNAWVNDFGMGNRESKAWAEQAESFLQRFGYSRYLPHPETDPRDLPIKDLAGYREKKQGLDTLVFHTFPSVFRDEIAVGANAVAFAQVLADAGMLDKPNKGITKKTLRIDGKQPRFVVLMMPDDLEE from the coding sequence ATGAAACCTTCCATCGACATGATCCGTGAAGTGACGGCTCAGGCCACCCACCGTTGGCGCGATATTCTTGGTTATCTCGGTATTGATGTACCGGAACGACCTCGTGACCATTCTGCTTGTCCGGCATGTGGCGGCAAAGACAGATTCCGATTTGACGATCAGGATGGACGTGGGACACATTTTTGCAATCAGTGTGGTGCCGGTGATGGGCTCGAGCTGGTACAAAAAGTTAAGCAATGTACCTCCACTGAGGCGGCGATTATGGTCGCTGATGCGCTGGGAATGGCTCTGAATTCACCCATGCCGGTATCCACTAAGCCTGTAAAACAACCCGCACAGTCAGGCATACCAATAGCGAATAAGGTTGCGGAGCTGGTGGCGAAAACGGTATCAGGCGAATCTCACTACCTACTTAATAAGGGACTTCCAAGCCCCTCCCAAGCCCTATTGAGTGACGGTTCTTTGTTACTGGTGCTGCAAACGATGGAGGGCGTGATAACGGGTGCACAGGTGATTAAGCCTGATGGCACCAAACGTCTGATATCTGGAACCATCAAGAAAGGTTCGTTCATTCCCGTCAGACTCCCACCAACATCGAGTAATGAGCCGGTTGTAACGGTACTTATCGCAGAAGGTAACGCAACCGGCGTTACCGTTTCGTTACTGAGTGATGGGGCAGTGCTGGCGGCCATTGATGAAGGGAACCTGATCCATATAGCGAAAGCCAGCCGGGAACGTTGGCCTGATGCGAAAATTATCATTGCTGCTGATAACGACCTTAAACCCGGTGAAAAGAATGTTGGGAAAGAATCTGCTGAGAAAGCGGCTACTGCGGTGAATGGTTGGGTTGCCTTACCACCAACAGATCATAAGGCCGATTGGGATGATTATCGCCAGCAGTATGGGCTGGACGCCAGCATTACCGAGTTCGCTGATTCGCTATATCAGCCACATATATTGGCAGAAGAGGAGCCTCCGGTAGCGGAGCCTCAGGATGTCAGACGTCCCTATGTCGATGAGCGTAAAGGTGGCATGTATTGGGTTGAACCCAAACTGGATAAAAGTAACGGCAATATTACGGAAAGAGAAAGCTGGTTGAGTGACCCGATATCCGTTGCGGGAATAGGTGAAGACGATAACGAACGGTACCTGATCCTCTGCTGGACGCCGGAGGGTAACAATACCGAACGTTCAGAAGCTTTACCCATGCGTGAGATTGGTGAACGGGAAGGTTGGTCTCGGCTGAGGGCTGGTGGCTTGTCTATCACAGCTAAAAGTGGATTACGGGCAATACTAGCTGACTATCTGCAACGCAGTGGAGAGCGGCAGCTTTGGACTGTTGCCAATGCTACTGGCTGGCAGTGCGGGGCATACATTATGCCCGATGGTTCGGTGATTGGGTCGCCTGCAACCCCTGTACTCTTTAATGGCCGTTCATCGGCGGCAAAAGGCTATACCACTAAAGGCTCTCCAGAGAGTTGGCGCAGCAATGTGGCAAAACTTGCTCGAGGCAATCCTTCCATGATGCTGGGTATTGCCTGTGCTTTTGCTGCCCCCCTCATTGGCATCGCTGGGGCTGATGGGTTTGGCGTCCATTTGTTTGGTGGCTCCTCCGCAGGTAAAACTACGACGGGTAATGCGGCTACGACGGTTTATGGTGAACCTGAAGCACTGAAGCTGACGTGGTACTCAACAGCGCTGGGCTTGGTAAATGAAGCTGCGGCGCACAACGACGGTTTTATGCCGCTGGATGAGATAGGGCAAGGCAGCAATAAGAAGGCTGTTGCTGATGCTGCTTACGCTTTATTTAACGGTGTCGGCAAAATTCAGGGGGCCAAGGAGGGCGGTAATCGGGATGTGAAACGCTGGCGAGCAATGGCATTCAGTACCGGTGAGATCGACCTTGAGAGTTATATCCGAGCGGATGGAGGCAAGGTAAACGCTGGTCAACTGGTGCGGCTATTAAATGTACCGATTTCCAAGGCCACTGAATACCACGGCTATAAAGACGGTAAAGCTCATGCAGATGCTATGCGAGACGCCTGTAAAGACCACTATGGTGCTGTGGGGCGGGCATGGATTAAGTGCTTAGCCAGCCAGAAAGAGGCAGCAGCGCAAGCTGTCAGGGATGCGGAACGTCGATGGATAGCGTTATTGCCCGATGAAGCCAGTGAGCAGGTGCGCCGTGTGGCGTCGCGGTTCGCGATACTGGAAGCTGCCTTGCTCCTTTCTAAGCACCTTACAGGCTGGATTGAGCAGGAGAGCCGTGACGCTTTACAACATGGTTTTAATGCATGGGTTAATGATTTTGGTATGGGTAACCGAGAATCAAAAGCATGGGCGGAACAGGCTGAATCTTTCTTGCAACGCTTCGGTTATAGCCGTTATTTACCCCACCCTGAAACGGATCCACGAGACTTACCAATAAAGGATTTGGCGGGATATCGGGAGAAAAAGCAGGGACTCGATACATTGGTATTCCATACTTTCCCGTCAGTGTTTCGCGACGAGATAGCTGTAGGAGCTAATGCGGTGGCTTTTGCTCAGGTTTTAGCGGATGCCGGTATGTTGGATAAACCGAACAAGGGGATAACCAAGAAAACGCTCAGAATTGACGGTAAGCAACCCCGTTTTGTGGTGCTCATGATGCCAGATGATTTGGAGGAGTAA
- a CDS encoding helix-turn-helix transcriptional regulator — translation MPQAAQSLIRLSEVQRRTGYSKAWLYRLISQNRFPQSIKIGTRSIAFIESEIDEWINQRIAESRKEVA, via the coding sequence ATGCCACAAGCAGCACAATCACTTATCCGCCTATCAGAAGTCCAACGCCGCACTGGTTACAGTAAGGCTTGGCTTTACCGTCTCATCAGCCAGAATCGTTTTCCCCAATCGATTAAAATCGGTACCCGTTCTATTGCCTTCATTGAAAGCGAAATTGACGAATGGATCAATCAGCGCATTGCTGAATCCCGCAAGGAAGTCGCCTGA
- a CDS encoding antiterminator Q family protein, with amino-acid sequence MRDIQLVLERWGGWAANEDSGVGYSPIAAGFKGLLSSTTKSRLSCCDNDGLLVDAAVGRLKKAGRDEDYELIEQHYKKGISKSAIARKQKCSEGKIRLKLMMAETFVDACLLMAGAKLEMDEWTHKFEIEKIA; translated from the coding sequence ATGCGTGATATTCAATTGGTATTAGAACGCTGGGGTGGTTGGGCAGCAAATGAAGATAGTGGCGTTGGTTACTCCCCCATTGCAGCCGGATTCAAAGGTCTGTTATCCAGTACCACAAAATCACGATTGTCGTGCTGTGATAATGACGGTCTGCTGGTGGATGCCGCTGTAGGCCGACTGAAGAAAGCGGGAAGAGATGAAGATTATGAACTGATAGAGCAGCACTACAAAAAAGGGATATCAAAATCTGCAATTGCTCGGAAACAGAAATGTTCTGAAGGAAAGATTAGATTAAAACTCATGATGGCCGAGACGTTTGTTGATGCTTGTCTGCTGATGGCAGGGGCCAAGTTAGAAATGGATGAGTGGACACATAAATTTGAAATAGAAAAAATTGCATAA
- a CDS encoding HNH endonuclease: MKELTQERLKELLHYDPDTGAFMWLVYRSFRAVAGSVAGRTNMTTGYVEIQIDGRRYKGHRLACLYMTGEQANSQIDHVNEVKVDNRISNLRVATRAENKRNVGITKANTSGAKGVYKQGNRWIAQAQMDGKKYRLGSFMSVDDAAKAYDSFCQQSYGEFCHHSSARSVDNQYQ, translated from the coding sequence ATGAAAGAGCTAACCCAAGAAAGACTGAAAGAGCTACTTCACTATGATCCTGATACAGGTGCATTTATGTGGCTGGTCTATCGTAGCTTTAGGGCTGTAGCTGGCTCAGTAGCTGGGCGCACCAATATGACAACCGGCTATGTAGAAATACAAATTGATGGTCGCCGCTATAAGGGGCATCGCCTTGCATGCCTCTATATGACAGGTGAGCAAGCCAATAGTCAGATTGACCATGTGAATGAGGTAAAGGTAGATAATCGCATTAGCAATCTTCGCGTTGCTACTCGAGCAGAAAACAAAAGGAATGTTGGCATCACTAAAGCTAATACCTCAGGCGCAAAGGGTGTCTATAAGCAAGGTAATCGTTGGATTGCTCAGGCGCAGATGGATGGGAAGAAATACCGATTAGGTAGCTTCATGAGCGTTGATGATGCAGCCAAGGCATACGACTCGTTTTGCCAGCAGTCTTATGGGGAGTTCTGTCATCATAGTTCGGCCCGTTCAGTTGATAATCAGTATCAATAA
- a CDS encoding phage terminase large subunit family protein — protein MDAVTDPLVTQVSVMKSARVGYTKILDHVIGYYLVHDPSPILVVQPRVEDAEDYSKTEISPMLRDTPVLAEISGDPKAKSSNQTILKKQFLNGSNLTLVGANSPGGFRRITCRIIAFDEVDGYPIAGAGVDGDQIALGTKRSETFWNRKIILGSTPTVKGISRIEKAYAESDQRKYYVPCPHCGEFQTLEWGGPTTPYGIKWDKDSDGNGLPDTAYYVCRHNGCVIHHNDKAGMVKAGRWQATMPFKGHAGFHIWAGYSLFPNAAWKYLVAEWLRVKDDPLMRQTFINLVLGEPYEDRGEKALSEKSLAERCEVYSAEVPDGVAVVTAGIDTQDGRLEIEVVGWGRNEESWSIAYDVIEGDLETDEPWRRLDAYLKQTWRRADGRGFTIMAACHDSGGHHTQKVYEFSKERIGRRIWAIKGESARGGKRSPIWPTKRPSSRSKSQFKPIILGVNAAKDAIRSRLHMEQPAAGIPSAGYMHYPVERDLHYFSQLLAERSVVKTAGGQRYRVWELLPGRANEALDCRVYSYAALKGLLHFGLNLNQYADSLLSHPEKLLPPSDVTEDKPNLRFPGVIIPESQPTTPKSRARRLA, from the coding sequence ATGGATGCAGTAACTGACCCACTGGTTACTCAGGTGTCCGTCATGAAATCTGCCCGAGTGGGTTACACCAAGATTTTGGATCATGTTATCGGCTATTACCTGGTACATGACCCTTCACCCATTTTAGTTGTGCAACCCCGCGTTGAAGATGCGGAGGATTACAGTAAGACTGAAATTTCTCCCATGCTCAGAGATACCCCTGTTCTCGCTGAGATATCCGGTGATCCGAAAGCCAAGAGCAGTAACCAGACCATCCTTAAAAAGCAATTTCTCAATGGTTCTAATTTAACGCTGGTAGGGGCAAACAGTCCTGGTGGCTTCCGTCGTATAACTTGTCGAATCATTGCTTTTGATGAAGTTGATGGGTATCCGATAGCGGGGGCCGGTGTTGATGGTGACCAGATAGCATTGGGTACCAAGCGTTCAGAGACATTCTGGAATAGAAAAATAATATTAGGCTCAACCCCGACGGTTAAAGGAATTAGCCGCATTGAGAAGGCTTATGCTGAAAGTGATCAGCGTAAATATTATGTTCCATGCCCTCACTGTGGTGAGTTTCAAACGCTGGAATGGGGTGGGCCAACAACGCCTTACGGAATTAAGTGGGATAAAGACTCTGACGGTAATGGATTACCCGATACCGCCTATTATGTTTGCCGCCATAACGGTTGTGTGATCCATCACAACGATAAAGCCGGAATGGTGAAAGCGGGAAGGTGGCAGGCAACTATGCCCTTTAAAGGGCATGCGGGTTTTCATATTTGGGCGGGATACAGTCTCTTCCCTAACGCTGCATGGAAGTATCTGGTTGCCGAGTGGTTGCGGGTAAAAGACGACCCTTTGATGCGCCAGACATTTATTAACCTTGTCTTGGGTGAACCCTATGAAGATCGCGGTGAAAAGGCGCTCAGTGAAAAAAGCTTAGCAGAACGTTGTGAGGTTTATTCCGCTGAAGTCCCTGATGGTGTTGCCGTCGTCACCGCCGGTATCGATACACAAGACGGACGACTTGAGATTGAGGTGGTGGGCTGGGGCCGGAATGAAGAAAGCTGGTCTATCGCTTATGACGTTATTGAGGGGGATTTAGAAACTGACGAACCCTGGCGGCGGCTTGATGCTTACCTGAAGCAGACATGGCGGAGAGCGGACGGGCGAGGTTTTACGATTATGGCTGCCTGTCACGACTCCGGCGGGCATCATACACAGAAAGTGTATGAGTTTTCCAAAGAGCGCATTGGACGGCGGATATGGGCGATAAAAGGCGAGTCGGCAAGAGGCGGTAAGCGTTCACCCATCTGGCCAACAAAGCGACCATCTTCTCGGTCAAAGTCTCAATTCAAGCCCATTATACTGGGTGTTAATGCTGCAAAAGACGCCATTCGTTCCCGCCTTCACATGGAGCAACCGGCGGCTGGCATCCCTTCTGCTGGGTATATGCACTACCCAGTGGAGCGTGATTTACACTATTTTAGCCAATTACTTGCAGAGCGCTCCGTTGTTAAAACGGCGGGCGGGCAACGTTATCGTGTTTGGGAATTATTGCCTGGGCGCGCAAATGAGGCATTAGATTGCCGGGTATACAGCTATGCAGCATTGAAAGGGTTGCTGCATTTTGGATTAAATCTTAACCAATATGCTGACAGCCTTTTAAGTCATCCTGAAAAATTACTGCCTCCTTCGGACGTTACAGAAGACAAGCCCAACTTGCGTTTTCCGGGCGTCATTATTCCAGAGTCACAACCCACTACACCCAAAAGTAGAGCCAGAAGGCTGGCGTAA
- the gpW gene encoding gpW family head-tail joining protein, with protein MFNANTSLLAGAMSRAQLEEALNRAQQAYIELSSGAKGVSFSYAQGDGTRSVTYQQTDIGTLMGLIQLLQAQLGIVKRPRRAIRFRY; from the coding sequence ATGTTCAATGCAAACACTAGCCTACTGGCCGGTGCGATGAGTCGCGCCCAATTAGAAGAGGCATTAAACCGAGCGCAGCAAGCCTATATCGAATTATCGTCCGGCGCGAAGGGCGTTTCGTTCTCCTATGCGCAAGGGGATGGCACCCGATCAGTTACCTATCAGCAAACAGATATTGGGACACTCATGGGGTTAATTCAGCTTCTTCAGGCTCAGCTAGGCATCGTTAAGCGTCCACGCAGGGCGATAAGGTTTCGTTACTGA
- a CDS encoding DUF2514 family protein has protein sequence MKETLLRLIAVALTISVLVGGGYWWGSDSKDSEWSLKWTKRDKSDLTAEIAARKSATDKEAQLQAAQSAELKAYQQGVVDAENKAKGTIAAYRAGNIKLQKRFECLSASVGDMPVTPASGQLTDAVRDCGFSDTDVGVLISIAERADKLVEKLTALQKVVTDDRRIINSAQSQ, from the coding sequence ATGAAAGAAACTCTATTGAGATTGATAGCCGTCGCACTGACGATTTCAGTTTTAGTCGGTGGTGGGTACTGGTGGGGCAGCGATAGTAAAGATTCGGAATGGTCTCTCAAGTGGACTAAGCGCGATAAATCAGACCTAACGGCAGAAATAGCCGCCAGAAAGAGCGCCACCGATAAAGAGGCTCAACTTCAGGCTGCCCAGTCAGCCGAATTAAAGGCATATCAACAAGGGGTAGTCGATGCTGAGAACAAAGCAAAAGGCACTATTGCTGCTTACCGCGCTGGCAATATCAAGCTGCAAAAGCGTTTCGAGTGTCTCTCCGCTTCAGTTGGGGATATGCCCGTTACTCCCGCCAGTGGACAGCTCACTGATGCAGTCAGAGACTGCGGATTTTCAGACACAGATGTCGGGGTTCTTATTTCAATCGCTGAACGAGCCGACAAGCTAGTCGAGAAACTCACTGCGCTACAAAAGGTTGTCACTGACGACCGCCGAATAATTAACAGTGCTCAATCACAGTAG
- a CDS encoding ORF6N domain-containing protein, with protein MSKKTELAPVAAKNLQIIEYRGQRVATTEQLAAGYGTTVIRIQQNHHENKSRFVEGKHFFKVVGTELNNLRLVLSELQISPKTRSLMLWTERGAANHAKMLETDQAWEYYNDLTEFYFSRRDALPAPATIPDLSRLEILQLAIDSEQGRLAEKQRADKAIRTKGQISRKREASALGKLSAATRKCRVLEERLGESTKHATVKAVENVTHQKFAWHPLRKWCLENGFKPEIVPDPQYGSVKSWPCEAWLAVHSINLSDVMGVTHG; from the coding sequence ATGTCTAAAAAAACTGAACTGGCTCCGGTAGCGGCCAAAAATTTACAGATTATCGAATATCGCGGTCAGCGTGTGGCAACTACCGAGCAGCTTGCGGCTGGGTATGGCACAACGGTGATCCGTATTCAGCAAAACCACCATGAAAATAAATCCCGTTTTGTTGAGGGTAAGCACTTCTTCAAAGTTGTTGGTACTGAACTCAACAATTTGCGACTAGTTTTAAGCGAACTGCAAATCTCACCAAAAACTCGCTCACTTATGCTGTGGACTGAGCGCGGTGCTGCCAATCACGCAAAGATGTTAGAAACCGATCAGGCGTGGGAATACTACAACGATCTCACTGAGTTTTACTTCTCCCGACGGGATGCATTGCCAGCACCTGCAACTATTCCCGACCTCAGTCGTTTGGAAATTCTTCAGTTGGCTATCGACTCCGAGCAAGGCCGTTTAGCTGAAAAGCAACGCGCCGACAAAGCTATTCGTACCAAAGGCCAGATTAGCCGTAAACGTGAAGCCAGCGCCCTCGGCAAACTAAGTGCAGCCACTCGCAAATGTCGTGTACTGGAAGAACGGCTAGGGGAAAGTACAAAGCATGCCACGGTGAAAGCTGTAGAAAATGTGACTCATCAGAAGTTTGCGTGGCATCCGTTGCGGAAATGGTGTCTTGAAAATGGCTTTAAACCTGAGATTGTGCCGGATCCACAGTATGGCTCTGTAAAATCATGGCCTTGCGAAGCATGGCTGGCAGTACATAGCATCAATCTGTCCGATGTTATGGGGGTGACTCATGGATAA
- a CDS encoding phage holin family protein, with amino-acid sequence MRMPEKDPGWLGALFAFYSLHSTPINGFLVGFIVAFRRVVWGGGRLREGIGEGLVCGLVGVNLGPIVAPLIIRLIDSIPWLNGALAEVAAGKIEIFVSCMIGMVGLSAIREIAFRLVKRKVGVSDAKQ; translated from the coding sequence ATGAGAATGCCAGAAAAAGACCCAGGGTGGCTGGGAGCGTTATTTGCATTTTACTCCCTGCACTCGACGCCAATTAACGGTTTCCTTGTTGGCTTTATCGTCGCATTTAGGCGCGTGGTATGGGGTGGTGGTCGATTAAGAGAGGGGATTGGAGAGGGGCTGGTTTGTGGTCTTGTCGGGGTGAACCTCGGTCCAATAGTTGCCCCCTTGATTATACGACTCATAGATTCCATTCCGTGGCTGAACGGCGCTTTAGCTGAAGTAGCTGCGGGAAAGATAGAAATATTCGTCAGTTGCATGATTGGGATGGTTGGACTGTCAGCCATTCGTGAAATCGCTTTCAGGCTTGTTAAGCGCAAGGTCGGGGTATCAGATGCAAAACAATAA
- a CDS encoding host cell division inhibitor Icd-like protein, with the protein MMLTTPVASQKKAFPLVGTLNRLSLSESETNPLISEQLKVSNTDAQNLNYETSVVPGASNLYQSPEYSGDHHSAKYLAQQSLPKYCDLLSLTELQFGSDKEKGSIHSATLRDYSDGSDLDFLRCSVLSLRPQASSTQEEKLALGFSSLSRSTLASISSIKSLGNRIPLYVDLLFLWPVAMVPAIWSFFNRIDNTTRFKLSEVFKQNMVDVFKQTELICLNTLSTGKAQVINKIATPQSAGTLLRRLTTNVNVSNEVAMLNHTQTRPKFQYLFLAVCRSDLNATPHRESVTAHSEQDARRSLAGQFVLSFAGRIPAQGVCNA; encoded by the coding sequence ATGATGCTTACAACTCCAGTAGCCAGCCAGAAAAAGGCATTTCCCTTGGTTGGCACCCTGAACCGACTATCTTTGAGCGAGTCGGAGACTAACCCGTTAATTTCGGAGCAGTTGAAAGTCAGTAATACTGACGCTCAAAATTTAAACTACGAAACTTCCGTAGTACCTGGTGCAAGCAATCTATACCAATCTCCAGAATATAGTGGAGATCACCACTCAGCCAAATATTTAGCTCAGCAGTCATTACCCAAATACTGTGATTTATTGAGTTTAACGGAACTGCAATTCGGTTCAGATAAAGAAAAGGGTAGCATTCACAGTGCTACCCTTCGGGATTACTCAGATGGTTCTGACTTGGACTTCTTGCGCTGTTCTGTCTTGAGTTTACGCCCGCAGGCATCAAGTACCCAAGAAGAGAAGCTAGCACTTGGGTTTTCTTCTTTATCGCGTTCTACTCTTGCATCAATTTCTTCGATTAAATCGTTGGGGAATCGAATCCCTTTGTATGTTGATTTATTGTTCTTGTGGCCTGTTGCCATGGTGCCCGCCATTTGGAGTTTCTTCAATAGAATCGACAATACAACAAGATTTAAACTTAGTGAAGTGTTTAAACAAAATATGGTTGACGTGTTTAAACAAACAGAGTTAATCTGTTTAAACACCTTATCCACAGGTAAGGCACAGGTAATAAACAAAATAGCGACGCCTCAGAGTGCGGGAACACTGTTGAGGCGTCTCACCACCAACGTTAACGTAAGTAACGAGGTAGCTATGTTAAATCATACCCAAACTCGCCCTAAATTTCAGTATCTCTTTCTCGCAGTGTGCCGTTCTGACCTGAACGCAACGCCGCACCGCGAATCAGTCACTGCCCATTCTGAACAAGATGCTCGCCGCTCTCTGGCTGGTCAGTTCGTACTTTCCTTTGCTGGTCGTATTCCTGCACAGGGGGTATGCAATGCTTAA
- a CDS encoding M15 family metallopeptidase, with amino-acid sequence MQNNKFSQRSESNLKGVNASLVKVVRRALELSTVDFGVIEGVRTVERQKELVATGKSQTMNSRHISGNAVDLLPTGADWNDYKCWLPVLDAMHRAGKELGVKLRFGITWTDNPNDKPAKFLDAPHIEIPT; translated from the coding sequence ATGCAAAACAATAAATTTAGCCAGCGCAGTGAAAGCAATTTGAAAGGCGTTAACGCTAGCCTGGTGAAAGTCGTTCGCCGCGCTCTTGAACTATCAACGGTTGATTTCGGTGTTATCGAAGGTGTCCGCACGGTAGAACGGCAAAAAGAGCTGGTGGCCACTGGTAAGAGCCAGACCATGAATAGCCGTCATATCTCCGGCAATGCGGTTGATCTGCTCCCCACTGGTGCTGACTGGAATGATTATAAATGTTGGTTGCCGGTATTGGATGCCATGCACCGCGCTGGTAAAGAGTTGGGTGTGAAGCTGCGTTTCGGTATCACCTGGACGGATAACCCGAATGACAAGCCAGCGAAGTTCTTGGATGCGCCTCACATTGAGATACCCACATGA